One segment of Triticum aestivum cultivar Chinese Spring chromosome 2A, IWGSC CS RefSeq v2.1, whole genome shotgun sequence DNA contains the following:
- the LOC123187725 gene encoding uncharacterized protein — MHSTVKNEIRKRQSKWKSVHWELVEPAVSIRTLKARMIALDKNDLNKAYVQLTLEFITKQKFEAYNSKREVVSGDKSKEVLVKDIWVFERSLFHPGAYWRVCARITL, encoded by the exons ATGCATTCT ACTGTCAAAAATGAAATAAGGAAAAGACAATCCAAGTGGAAATCTGTACACTGGGAACTGGTGGAGCCTGCTGTAAGCATAAGAACTTTGAAGGCTCGTATG ATTGCTCTTGATAAGAATGACCTTAACAAAGCTTATGTACAGCTTACGCTTGAGTTCATCACTAAGCAG AAATTTGAAGCCTATAATTCAAAAAGAGAGGTTGTGTCAGGAGACAAGTCAAAGGAG GTGCTGGTGAAAGACATATGGGTGTTTGAAAGATCCCTTTTCCACCCTGGAGCATACTGGCGTGTGTGTGCGCGAATCACGCTGTGA
- the LOC123187727 gene encoding uncharacterized protein isoform X2 — MSLARLGQSLVRRLHRPLHLPAAPLTDHHAAVSRSLALIHANTSARGFSSLTYNGGGLIAGKFGGPSPLHAVQVLELVVHLNHARQMSSGAVAPAPAGPTPSGAPVTPPSVSKGVSVRAKKVGLKVFTMSPGFVYEPYCVREPIPFWKRLFTRSGWTRTKEDVILEMKNAYAVSRLRKKTGYTKKQFYDQAFNIYKEVNKLMAQGDTSSLRKALTDRMHSIVKNEIKRRESKWKSVHLELVEPAVSIKTLRARMIGLDKNDLDKAFIQLTLEFVTKQKFEAYNSKGEVVSGDKSKEVLVKDIWVFERSLFHPGAYWRVCGRITL, encoded by the exons ATGTCTCTGGCCCGCCTCGGCCAGTCGCTGGTCCGCCGCCTCCACCGGCCTCTCCACCTGCCTGCAGCGCCGCTGAC AGACCACCATGCCGCCGTTTCCCGTTCTTTAGCTCTGATCCACGCGAATACATCTGCAAGAG GGTTTTCAAGCTTAACATACAATGGCGGCGGCTTGATTGCTGGCAAGTTTGGAGGTCCGTCGCCTCTCCACGCTGTGCAG GTTCTGGAGCTTGTAGTTCACCTAAATCATGCAAGACAAATGTCTTCAGGAGCTGTGGCACCGGCACCGGCAGGGCCAACGCCATCAGGAGCACCGGTGACGCCACCGTCAGTGTCCAAAGGCGTTTCTGTCCGTGCTAAAAAG GTTGGTTTGAAAGTTTTCACGATGAGCCCTGGTTTTGTTTATGAGCCATACTGTGTCCGGGAACCTATCCCGTTTTGGAAAAG ATTGTTTACACGAAGTGGCTGGACTAGAACAAAGGAGGATGTTATTCTGGAG ATGAAGAATGCATATGCTGTGTCAAGGTTGAGGAAGAAAACCGGATATACCAAAAAACAATTCTACGATCAAGCGTTTAATATATACAAGGAG GTTAACAAGCTTATGGCACAAGGAGACACATCATCTCTCCGGAAAGCTCTGACGGACAGGATGCATTCT ATTGTTAAAAATGAAATAAAGAGAAGAGAATCCAAGTGGAAATCTGTACACTTGGAATTGGTGGAGCCTGCTGTAAGCATAAAAACTTTGAGGGCTCGTATG ATTGGTCTTGATAAGAATGACCTTGACAAAGCTTTCATACAGCTTACGCTTGAGTTCGTCACTAAGCAG AAGTTTGAAGCCTATAATTCAAAAGGAGAGGTTGTGTCAGGGGACAAGTCAAAGGAG GTACTGGTGAAAGACATATGGGTGTTTGAAAGATCCCTTTTCCACCCTGGAGCATACTGGCGTGTGTGTGGGCGAATCACATTGTGA
- the LOC123187727 gene encoding uncharacterized protein isoform X1, whose product MSLARLGQSLVRRLHRPLHLPAAPLTDHHAAVSRSLALIHANTSARGFSSLTYNGGGLIAGKFGGPSPLHAVQVLELVVHLNHARQMSSGAVAPAPAGPTPSGAPVTPPSVSKGVSVRAKKVGLKVFTMSPGFVYEPYCVREPIPFWKRLFTRSGWTRTKEDVILEMKNAYAVSRLRKKTGYTKKQFYDQAFNIYKEVNKLMAQGDTSSLRKALTDRMHSIVKNEIKRRESKWKSVHLELVEPAVSIKTLRARMIGLDKNDLDKAFIQLTLEFVTKQKFEAYNSKGEVVSGDKSKEVLVKDIWVFERSLFHPGAYWRVCGRITL is encoded by the exons ATGTCTCTGGCCCGCCTCGGCCAGTCGCTGGTCCGCCGCCTCCACCGGCCTCTCCACCTGCCTGCAGCGCCGCTGAC AGACCACCATGCCGCCGTTTCCCGTTCTTTAGCTCTGATCCACGCGAATACATCTGCAAGAG GGTTTTCAAGCTTAACATACAATGGCGGCGGCTTGATTGCTGGCAAGTTTGGAGGTCCGTCGCCTCTCCACGCTGTGCAG GTTCTGGAGCTTGTAGTTCACCTAAATCATGCAAGACAAATGTCTTCAGGAGCTGTGGCACCGGCACCGGCAGGGCCAACGCCATCAGGAGCACCGGTGACGCCACCGTCAGTGTCCAAAGGCGTTTCTGTCCGTGCTAAAAAG GTTGGTTTGAAAGTTTTCACGATGAGCCCTGGTTTTGTTTATGAGCCATACTGTGTCCGGGAACCTATCCCGTTTTGGAAAAG ATTGTTTACACGAAGTGGCTGGACTAGAACAAAGGAGGATGTTATTCTGGAG ATGAAGAATGCATATGCTGTGTCAAGGTTGAGGAAGAAAACCGGATATACCAAAAAACAATTCTACGATCAAGCGTTTAATATATACAAGGAG GTTAACAAGCTTATGGCACAAGGAGACACATCATCTCTCCGGAAAGCTCTGACGGACAGGATGCATTCT ATTGTTAAAAATGAAATAAAGAGAAGAGAATCCAAGTGGAAATCTGTACACTTGGAATTGGTGGAGCCTGCTGTAAGCATAAAAACTTTGAGGGCTCGTATG ATTGGTCTTGATAAGAATGACCTTGACAAAGCTTTCATACAGCTTACGCTTGAGTTCGTCACTAAGCAG AAGTTTGAAGCCTATAATTCAAAAGGAGAGGTTGTGTCAGGGGACAAGTCAAAGGAG GTACTGGTGAAAGACATATGGGTGTTTGAAAGATCCCTTTTCCACCCTGGAGCATACTGGCGCGTGTGTGGGCGAATCACATTGTGA